Proteins encoded together in one Miscanthus floridulus cultivar M001 chromosome 16, ASM1932011v1, whole genome shotgun sequence window:
- the LOC136514358 gene encoding aldo-keto reductase family 4 member C10-like: MAESFVLNTGARIPSVGLGVWQMQPDAAVNAIYAAVKAGYRHIDCAAAYNNEKEAFSPLGSPGSPGINGPSVLKNPIVVSVADKLQKTPAHVALRWGIQMGHSVLPKSANESRIKENIDILDWSIPEDLMAKFSEIKQVRLLRAEFAVHPQGGYNTLEDFWDGEI, encoded by the exons ATGGCCGAATCCTTTGTTCTCAATACCGGCGCGAGGATCCCATCGGTTGGCCTTGGCGTATGGCAAATGCAACCTGACGCTGCTGTCAACGCCATCTACGCTGCTGTCAAG GCTGGGTATCGGCATATTGATTGTGCTGCAGCATACAACAATGAGAAGGAG GCATTTTCGCCTTTAGGCTCACCTGGATCTCCTGGGATCAATGGGCCAAGTGTCCTCAAGAACCCCATTGTGGTCTCTGTTGCAGATAAGTTGCAGAAAACACCTGCCCATGTTGCTCTACGCTGGGGAATTCAAATGGGCCATAGTGTACTCCCAAAAAGCGCCAATGAATCAAGGATTAAGGAGAACATTGACATATTGGACTGGTCTATTCCTGAAGATTTGATGGCAAAGTTCTCTGAAATCAAACAG GTCAGGCTGCTGAGAGCTGAGTTTGCAGTTCATCCTCAGGGCGGCTACAATACATTGGAGGATTTTTGGGATGGTGAAATATGA